Proteins encoded in a region of the Drosophila sechellia strain sech25 chromosome 2L, ASM438219v1, whole genome shotgun sequence genome:
- the LOC6611900 gene encoding neurogenic protein big brain — protein sequence MADESLHTVPLEHNIDYHIVTLFERLEAMRKDSHGGGHGVNNRLSSTLQAPKRSMQAEIRTLEFWRSIISECLASFMYVFIVCGAAAGVGVGASVSSVLLATALASGLAMAALTQCFLHISGANINPAVTLALCVVRSISPIRAAMYITAQCGGGIAGAALLYGVTVPGYQGNLQAAISHSAALAAWERFGVEFILTFLVVLCYFVSTDPMKKFMGNSAASIGCAYSACCFVSMPYLNPARSLGPSFVLNKWDSHWVYWFGPLVGGMASGLVYEYIFNSRNRNLRHTKGSIDNDSSSIHSEDELNYDMDMEKPNKYQQSQGTYPRGQSNGNGGGQAAGNGQHQAANMGQMPGVVANAAQGNYCQNLYTAPPLSSKYDQQQEPLYGGTRSLYCRSPTLTRSNLNRSQSVYAKSNTAINRDIVPRPGPLVPAQSLYPMRTQQQQQQQQQQQQQVAPAPQSSHLQNQNVQNQMQQRSESIYGMRGSMRGQQQPIQQQQQQQQQQLQQQQSNMGVQQQQMQPPPQMMPDPQQQPQGFQPVYGTRTNPTPMDGNHKYDRRDPQQLYSVTGPRNRGQSAQSDDSSYGSYHGSAVTPPARHPSVEPSPPPPPMLMYAPPPQPNAAHPQPIRTQSERKVSAPVVVSQPAACAVTYTTSQGSAVTAQQQQQQQQQQQQQQQQQQQQQMMMQQQQQHYGMLPLRPN from the exons ATGGCCGACGAAAGTCTGCACACCGTGCCCCTGGAGCACAACATAGACTACCACATCGTGACGCTCTTCGAGCGCCTGGAGGCGATGCGTAAGGACTCGCACGGCGGTGGCCATGGGGTCAACAATCGCCTGTCCAGCACCCTGCAGGCTCCCAAGCGGAGCATGCAGGCCGAGATTCGCACGCTGGAGTTCTGGAG ATCCATCATCAGCGAGTGTCTGGCCTCCTTCATGTACGTGTTCATCGTCTGCGGTGCCGCCGCTGGCGTCGGAGTGGGGGCCAGTGTGTCGTCCGTGCTTTTGGCCACGGCTCTGGCCTCCGGCCTGGCGATGGCTGCACTGACGCAGTGCTTCCTCCACATCTCGG GCGCCAACATCAATCCCGCCGTCACCCTGGCTCTCTGCGTAGTGCGATCCATATCTCCGATCCGAGCTGCCATGTACATAACCGCACAATGTGGCGGAGGAATCGCCGGGGCTGCTCTGCTTTATGG cGTAACTGTGCCCGGTTACCAGGGGAATCTGCAGGCCGCCATCTCACATAGCGCTGCTCTGGCCGCCTGGGAAAGATTCGGTGTGGAATTCATCCTCACCTTTCTGGTGGTTCTGTGCTATTTCGTATCCACGGATCCCATGAAGAAGTTCATGGGCAACTCGGCCGCCTCGATTGGATGTGCCTACAGCGCCTGCTGCTTTGTGTCG ATGCCATACCTGAATCCAGCCCGCTCCCTGGGTCCTTCGTTTGTGCTCAACAAATGGGACAGCCATTGGGTGTACTGGTTCGGACCACTGGTGGGCGGCATGGCCTCTGGCCTGGTGTACGAGTACATCTTCAACTCGCGCAACCGCAACCTGCGCCACACCAAGGGCAGCATCGACAACGACTCCAGTTCGATCCACTCGGAGGACGAGCTGAACTACGACATGGACATGGAGAAGCCCAACAAGTATCAGCAGTCGCAGGGCACCTACCCGCGTGGCCAGTCCAATGGCAATGGCGGAGGTCAGGCGGCCGGAAATGGTCAGCACCAAGCTGCCAACATGGGTCAGATGCCGGGCGTGGTGGCCAACGCCGCTCAGGGCAACTACTGCCAGAATCTGTACACGGCTCCGCCGCTCTCCTCGAAGTACGATCAGCAGCAGGAACCTCTGTACGGAGGAACTCGCTCCCTGTACTGCCGTTCGCCCACTCTGACCAGGAGCAACCTGAATCGCTCGCAATCTGTGTACGCCAAGAGCAACACGGCCATTAATCGAGACATTGTGCCCCGTCCAGGTCCTCTGGTGCCCGCCCAGAGTCTTTATCCCATGCgcacccagcagcagcagcaacagcaacaacagcagcagcaacaggtggCACCCGCACCTCAGTCCTCTCATTTGCAGAACCAAAATGTCCAGAATCAGATGCAGCAGCGCAGCGAGAGCATCTACGGAATGAGGGGCTCCATGCGAGGACAGCAGCAGCCaatccagcagcaacaacagcagcagcagcagcagcttcagcAACAACAGTCCAACATGGgagtgcagcagcaacagatgcAGCCTCCGCCACAGATGATGCCCGATcctcagcagcagccgcagggCTTCCAGCCGGTCTACGGCACACGTACAAATCCCACGCCGATGGACGGAAATCACAAGTATGACCGACGTGACCCGCAGCAATTGTACAGCGTGACGGGGCCAAGGAATCGCGGACAGTCGGCGCAGTCGGACGACAGCTCTTATGGCTCATATCACGGCTCGGCTGTCACGCCGCCAGCTCGTCATCCCAGCGTGGAGCCATCACCTCCGCCACCGCCCATGCTGATGTATGCCCCGCCCCCACAGCCGAATGCAGCTCACCCGCAACCCATTCGCACGCAGTCGGAGCGGAAAGTGAGTGCTCCAGTTGTGGTATCCCAGCCGGCAGCGTGTGCCGTGACCTACACAACCTCGCAAGGATCAGCGGTGACAgcccaacagcagcaacagcagcagcagcagcagcaacaacagcagcaacagcagcagcagcaacagatgatgatgcaacaacagcagcaacattatGGAATGCTGCCGCTGAGGCCCAACTGA
- the LOC6611901 gene encoding LOW QUALITY PROTEIN: uncharacterized protein LOC6611901 (The sequence of the model RefSeq protein was modified relative to this genomic sequence to represent the inferred CDS: substituted 1 base at 1 genomic stop codon): MSARKEKRDIHYWRKQAATLPDYVPPGKREPDLQQLQHRASILWSPQLQDQDDKAVREYLDYASSRYDIEEEQALFILRRHGYDLPLAHRRLEKTETARGCRYHRWKAEDLIRLTKAFEQYGTDFAKIRKQLPQFPLAELRLYFSFMSSAXETS; this comes from the coding sequence ATGTCGGCACGCAAGGAGAAACGAGACATACATTACTGGCGAAAACAGGCAGCCACCTTGCCGGATTATGTGCCGCCTGGGAAGCGGGAACCGGActtgcagcagctgcaacatcGAGCCTCGATCCTGTGGTCCCCGCAGCTGCAGGATCAAGATGACAAGGCTGTTCGCGAATACCTCGACTATGCGTCCAGTCGCTATGATATCGAGGAGGAGCAGGCGCTGTTCATCCTGCGGCGTCACGGATACGACCTGCCCCTGGCTCATCGACGCCTGGAGAAGACCGAGACAGCTCGAGGATGTCGCTACCATCGCTGGAAGGCCGAGGATCTCATCCGTCTTACCAAGGCCTTCGAGCAATACGGCACCGACTTCGCGAAGATCCGAAAACAGCTACCCCAATTTCCTCTGGCCGAACTTCGGCTGTACTTCTCCTTCATGTCCTCGGCCTAGGAGACTTCGTGA
- the LOC6611902 gene encoding putative ATP-dependent RNA helicase SoYb translates to MYNGASSDSDSKKMEHQLNPGQEECILITHFVNPHQFSYVRCIDVENSAMLVRQIEQDLKDYCTNERTKQVYVADEGVIVRYQRWSPPKLVRGVVRRRQDEEYLVWILDYGFNLCCSVRDLWPLPDHLSRSLCDFKEGGVALIAPYSGSAWSRSAIESLDKQLEETNQLTFQVLHRGKSNRNFGLLKFRSSCQTEDAANFLIKQGQGRCNESLTVDIPYEYISFEKAEINDMAIDTRPRLRRIIELLSESAKESTPIPFAIQQQKLDGPLQNLKAYFIPNSGKLLSRVQSISESSVQTALANRAKQISKEIPHKTNQSEENGKTEVKYLESENLSECLSKVKLSSYQQKNTDSSALSRPSNLATPSTNSNSNVRKSMPIFKSSGAHLTPSLSVPLTENSTNQSNNRTVLFSMDKMEQIFNVMLGKNPSERIVQRNRSQMPNANVLTKRCVEKVHVSRSENMGERKPSVCLKHLVLAHSPEPVNPVTSYKELPLGNTILNAMDDLNFQTPLPTQIYAWPHLVNRGSLVLVNPSGTGRSWSYLPVICSSVLSSLENVTSNLDTRIAPGPLAILIVDSLENAKKLASHCEFLMRDFNTQNLKVVNTHAHSMTDVHLMLLNSCGVLVTTFAHLNDILSNELPLVNPTRLEFLIFDDYDRKRLENAELLKEVFQKVISIGCLSKQLVLVAQQWHSERFQKLLNRTTKPLILFGDFLEAALYGGLKFNVTLRSSALKARQLLDILAAQDVSKKRTLIYCKNQMELEELSAILIEAGHQCVDISKAQNQSPNQLMVVDDSQVPEQLPLRNIQLLIHFSLPESWLRFSRRFHTMADNIPNLFTTPMERVPHLITYILMDENNAKEWPRIMKFLQDHGLATQSMPDSQQQMDNSLPYCPYKLSNGDCNRNQCNKRHHFLKTDLPEIENPLLQPGTLIRCKFLKAYDAAHMAVMPMKYKSKDLTSWMDVPYPSHPSTLAFKMSLGVPRKVHNPCKINDVCFVQYKELLSRVRIVDNPFRTQVTVQLMDYGTELLQVKASQLLECPEQFRDLPHLAMDIRLSGLAGSGQDGMWSTDSIQWVQERFADINEEIMQITVDFGVLDVAYVKEIALIEECPTMLTSVYKTFLRKELLRQEFAKIDNTGILELRAIHEQWKQEMEELRANKENIVCSSTDFNNRDSEITSLQNKQATCSSGKEEDLNPVETPVMIALPNSNETLEEKKHVSEKVKHEIDELNDPNKSLKMEQVQDAAPLDSSTALINALIHDLNTTSPTKKKNTQEFLKNVVHEEETQSIQHEISSINSLKQYKTIVVAPQDPPKEFLPQYLNCTTKSRESVYPMVKWHQTLTHIELVVEQQVLEYKLVLAGNTLEYKVNETTPPQRFILNLLGEVRIDSVKQHGYNLHIKLTKVGLLFHWPTLLNSLYVQKHAHWLIYDTERSHGPSPSFGLVLWEGYLTHNKTKSYSDSEGSEFSFTPEDFIEPGVEYCELDSTLYED, encoded by the exons ATGTACAACGGCGCTTCATCCGATTCCGATTCAA AAAAGATGGAACACCAACTGAATCCTGGCCAGGAAGAATGCATTTTAATAACGCATTTCGTAAATCCCCACCAATTCAGCTATGTGAGGTGCATAGATGTGGAGAACTCAGCAATGTTGGTTCGCCAAATAGAGCAGGATTTGAAGGATTACTGCACCAATGAAAGGACGAAGCAGGTTTACGTGGCGGATGAGGGAGTTATTGTGCGCTACCAGCGATGGAGTCCACCCAAGCTCGTGAGGGGTGTGGTGCGCAGGCGGCAGGACGAGGAGTACCTGGTCTGGATCCTGGATTACGGATTTAACCTCTGCTGTTCTGTGCGAGACTTGTGGCCGCTGCCTGACCATTTGAGCCGCAGTTTATGCGACTTTAAAGAGGGTGGTGTGGCCTTGATTGCTCCTTATTCTGGCAGTGCCTGGTCCCGATCCGCCATTGAGTCCTTAGACAAGCAGCTAGAGGAAACTAATCAGCTCACATTTCAAGTCTTACATCGTggcaaatcgaatcgaaattTCGGGCTGCTTAAGTTCAGATCATCATGCCAGACTGAGGATGCTGCAAACTTTCTAATAAAGCAGGGCCAAGGGCGCTGCAACGAATCCTTGACCGTGGACATCCCTTACGAGTATATAAGCTTTGAAAAAGCTGAGATCAACGACATGGCGATCGATACACGCCCGCGTTTAAGAAGGATAATTGAACTATTGTCGGAGAGTGCTAAAGAATCGACTCCAATTCCTTTTGCAATTCAACAGCAGAAGCTAGATGGCCCGCTTCAGAATCTCAAGGCCTATTTTATACCAAACTCCGGAAAACTCCTGAGCAGGGTTCAAAGTATCAGCGAAAGTTCGGTACAAACGGCTCTGGCTAATAGAGCTAAACAAATTAGCAAAGAAATACCGCATAAAACGAATCAATCAGAAGAAAATGGTAAAACGGAGGTAAAATACCTAGAATCTGAAAATTTATCAGAATGTTTATCAAAAGTCAAGCTTTCATCATATCAGCAAAAGAATACCGATTCATCAGCCTTGAGTAGACCAAGTAATCTAGCGACTCCATCTACAAATTCAAACTCCAATGTTCGCAAATCGATGCCAATATTTAAATCATCTGGAGCACACTTAACTCCTTCGTTATCCGTACCTTTAACCGAAAATAGTACTAACCAGTCGAATAATCGAACAGTACTATTTTCAATGGATAAAATggaacaaatatttaatgtcATGCTTGGTAAAAATCCATCCGAAAGAATAGTACAAAGAAATCGAAGCCAGATGCCAAATGCTAATGTTTTAACAAAAAGATGTGTAGAAAAGGTGCACGTATCGCGCTCAGAAAACATGGGTGAAAGGAAGCCAAGTGTTTGTTTGAAGCATCTAGTGCTGGCCCATAGTCCCGAGCCAGTGAATCCTGTCACTAGTTACAAGGAATTACCTTTGGGCAATACTATCCTGAACGCCATGGATGACTTGAACTTCCAAACACCCCTGCCCACTCAAATTTACGCCTGGCCGCATCTCGTGAACCGCGGATCCCTGGTGCTGGTCAATCCCTCCGGAACGGGTCGCTCTTGGAGCTATCTTCCTGTGATTTGCTCTTCAGTTTTGAGCTCCTTGGAAAATGTAACTTCAAACCTCGATACTCGGATTGCACCGGGGCCACTGGCCATACTGATAGTGGATTCTTTAGAGAATGCCAAAAAGCTGGCTTCCCATTGCGAATTCCTAATGAGAGATTTTAACACCCAAAATCTTAAGGTGGTCAATACACATGCTCATTCCATGACGGATGTGCACCTGATGCTACTCAATTCGTGCGGTGTTTTAGTGACAACATTTGCGCACTTAAACGATATATTGTCCAATGAATTGCCATTGGTAAATCCGACTAGATTAGAGTTCCTAATCTTCGATGATTACGATCGCAAGCGACTGGAGAACGCGGAACTCCTGAAGGAAGTGTTTCAGAAAGTTATTAGCATCGGTTGCCTATCAAAGCAGTTAGTTCTCGTAGCTCAACAATGGCACTCCGAGAGATTTCAGAAGCTTTTAAATCGTACAACGAAGCCATTGATACTATTTGGGGACTTCTTAGAGGCCGCCCTTTACGGAGGTCTCAAATTTAATGTAACTCTTCGCAGTTCCGCCTTGAAGGCACGCCAGCTTCTTGATATCCTAGCAGCACAGGATGTTTCCAAAAAGCGCACATTGATCTACTGCAAAAATCAGATGGAGCTGGAAGAACTTAGTGCGATCTTAATAGAAGCCGGACATCAATGTGTGGATATTTCAAAGGCACAAAATCAG AGCCCTAATCAGTTGATGGTTGTCGACGATAGCCAGGTCCCGGAACAGTTGCCATTGAGAAACATTCAGCTGCTTATCCATTTCAGTCTGCCGGAGTCGTGGTTAAGATTTTCGAGGCGATTCCACACAATGGCAGACAACATACCGAATTTATTCACAACGCCAATGGAAAGAGTGCCACATTTAATTACTTACATATTGATGGACGAGAATAACGCCAAGGAATGGCCTCGCATCATGAAGTTCTTACAGGATCACGGTTTGGCCACCCAGTCTATGCCCGACAGTCAGCAGCAAATGGATAACAGTCTTCCCTACTGCCCATACAAACTAAGTAATGGTGATTGCAATCGGAACCAGTGCAACAAGCGGCATCACTTCCTTAAGACTGATCTTCCGGAGATTGAAAATCCTCTTCTCCAACCGGGTACCCTGATTCGTTGCAAGTTCCTCAAAGCCTATGACGCCGCTCATATGGCTGTCATGCCCATGAAGTATAAGTCCAAAGACTTAACCAGTTGGATGGATGTGCCTTATCCTTCACATCCATCGACATTGGCCTTCAAGATGAGCTTGGGTGTGCCCCGAAAAGTACACAACCCGTGCAAAATAAACGATGTGTGCTTTGTGCAATATAAGGAACTTTTAAGCCGGGTTAGGATTGTTGACAATCCTTTTAGAACTCAAGTCACTGTTCAGTTGATGGATTATGGAACTGAGTTACTGCAGGTCAAGGCTAGTCAGCTGCTGGAGTGTCCGGAACAGTTTAGAGACCTGCCACATCTAGCAATGGATATTCGTTTGTCGGGATTGGCTGGATCAGGACAAGATGGAATGTGGTCAACGGATTCCATTCAATGGGTGCAGGAGAGGTTTGCTGACATCAACGAAGAGATCATGCAGATAACCGTCGACTTTGGAGTTCTGGATGTGGCCTACGTCAAGGAAATTGCTTTGATAGAGGAGTGTCCAACAATGCTGACGAGTGTCTACAAAACGTTTTTGCGCAAGGAACTGCTCCGACAAGAATTCGCCAAAATTGACAACACAGGCATCCTAGAGCTCCGAGCAATCCATGAACAATGGAAACAAGAAATGGAAGAACTGAGAGCCAACAAGGAAAACATTGTATGTAGCTCAACGGATTTTAATAATCGTGACAGCGAAATAACTTCTctgcaaaacaaacaagcgaCTTGTTCTTCAGGAAAGGAAGAAGACCTCAATCCGGTTGAAACCCCCGTAATGATAGCTTTACCCAATAGCAATGAAACTCTGGAGGAAAAAAAGCACGTGTCAGAAAAAGTTAAACATGAAATTGACGAATTAAATGATCCTAACAAATCATTGAAGATGGAACAAGTCCAAGACGCTGCACCACTAGACAGTTCCACTGCCTTAATAAACGCTTTGATTCACGATCTAAACACTACAAGtccgacaaagaaaaagaATACACAAGAATTCCTAAAAAACGTAGTACATGAAGAAGAGACTCAGTCAATCCAACATGAAATATCCTCTATCAATTCtttaaaacaatataaaacGATAGTGGTTGCTCCCCAAGATCCTCCAAAGGAATTTCTTCCACAGTACTTAAACTGCACTACGAAATCTAGAGAATCAGTGTATCCCATGGTTAAATGGCACCAGACACTAACCCATATCGAACTTGTTGTTGAACAACAAGTGCTGGAGTATAAGCTTGTTCTAGCGGGAAATACATTAGAATACAAGGTGAATGAGACGACACCTCCGCAACGATTTATCCTTAATCTGCTGGGAGAGGTGAGGATCGACTCGGTGAAGCAACACGGTTATAACCTACATATCAAGTTGACCAAGGTGGGTCTACTCTTCCACTGGCCAACTCTTCTCAACTCGCTCTATGTTCAAAAACATGCCCACTGGCTGATCTACGATACGGAGCGTTCTCATGGACCTTCACCATCATTTGGTTTGGTCCTTTGGGAAGGGTACTTAACGcacaacaaaacaaagagcTACTCCGATTCTGAGGGAAGTGAGTTCAGTTTCACCCCAGAGGACTTCATCGAGCCAGGGGTGGAATACTGCGAACTGGACTCGACCTTATATGAAGATTAA
- the LOC6611903 gene encoding putative oxidoreductase GLYR1 homolog isoform X1, which translates to MSKNKKLSLSGGDTTEKFIYKPKDLIWAKMKGFTPWPGMIVDPPLDLLSQQRRANTKCVFFFGSRNFAWIEENNIKPFEGPWKEELAKVSKPAAFRHAMTDIEKYIDDPAEVDEQVNKSCGAPNHATEADFDKIRDGLDSEEIAGEEANADGNNGVVAHVVGSPDEGDGLDVEINADSSASPVPTPAVTTKAAGKRTPKAKSVAATSVKSTKGLAKSAQKRRTSAQHSPSGPSNAKRGKREVSREALQDADEASSTPTGRRRVETDALLASIAAKRAPNAIALLDRPVVTRPEAQVIDMTSRSNTLADREIVPSEQTFGFLGLGMMGSTIVKDLIYTGHKVVVWNRTIDKCQPFAEAGAEVKDTPMDVVEAADIIFCCVSDPKGAKDLVFGNCGVLQLKDLNNKAYVEMSTIDPDTSLDIGEGIKQCNGRYLEAQIHGSRQEAADGMLIILAGGDRSVFEECHSCFKTIAKNTFFLGTDIGNACKVNLILQTILGVSLVGLAEALALADRFSISLNDIIDILDLTSMKSTMLLAKGKEMAKGDFNPQQPLSHMQRDLRLVLNMAENLDQSMPVTSITNEVFKHTKRLGYSEHDSSAVFVRSRF; encoded by the exons ATGTCGAAGAATAAAAAACTGTCGCTGTCGGGCGGCGATACGACGGagaaatttatttacaaaccCAAGGATCTGATATG GGCCAAAATGAAGGGCTTCACTCCGTGGCCAGGAATG ATTGTCGATCCTCCACTTGATCTGCTCAGCCAGCAGCGTCGGGCGAATACCAAATGCGTGTTCTTCTTTGGATCTAGGAATTT TGCCTGGATTGAGGAGAACAACATCAAGCCCTTCGAAGGACCCTGGAAGGAGGAACTGGCCAAGGTGAGCAAGCCCGCTGCTTTCCGACACGCCATGACGGATATCGAAAAGTACATTGACGACCCCGCCGAGGTGGACGAGCAGGTGAACAAAAGCTGCGGTGCGCCGAATCACGCAACCGAGGCTGATTTTGACAAGATCCGGGATGGCCTGGACAGCGAGGAGATTGCGGGAGAGGAAGCAAATGCCGATGGCAACAATGGAGTGGTGGCCCATGTGGTGGGCAGCCCCGATGAGGGCGATGGCTTGGATGTGGAAATCAATGCAGATTCATCAGCGTCACCAGTCCCGACGCCGGCGGTCACAACGAAGGCAGCTGGCAAGCGGACGCCGAAAGCAAAGTCTGTGGCCGCTACATCGGTCAAGTCGACAAAAGGATTGGCAAAATCAGCACAGAAACGGCGTACATCTGCCCAACACTCGCCCAGTGGGCCATCGAATGCCAAGCGAGGCAAGCGGGAAGTTTCCCGGGAGGCATTGCAGGACGCGGATGAAGCCAGCTCCACGCCCACTGGCCGACGTCGGGTCGAGACTGACGCACTCTTGGCCTCAATCGCTGCCAAGCGTGCACCGAATGCAATTGCTCTGCTTGACCGACCGGTTGTCACGCGGCCAGAGGCTCAAGTTATCGATATGACCTCGCGCTCCAACACATTGGCCGATCGCGAAATCGTGCCTTCAGAGCAGACCTTCGGCTTCCTGGGTCTTGGCATGATGGGATCCACCATAGTCAAGGATTTGATCTACACGGGTCACAAGGTTGTGGTCTGGAACCGCACCATTGACAAG TGCCAACCGTTTGCCGAAGCCGGCGCTGAGGTTAAGGACACTCCCATGGATGTTGTGGAAGCTGCCGACATTATCTTTTGCTGTGTGTCCGATCCAAAGGGCGCCAAGGAT CTCGTATTTGGGAACTGCGGCGTTCTGCAGTTGAAGGACTTGAACAATAAGGCCTACGTTGAAATGTCTACAATAGATCCGGACACTTCGTTGGACATTGGCGAGGGCATCAAGCAGTGCAACGGTCGCTATCTTGAGGCACAAATTCACGGCTCGCGCCAGGAGGCTGCCGATGGCATGCTCATCATTCTCGCCGGTGGAGATCGTTCAGTGTTCGAGGAGTGCCACTCGTGCTTCAAGACCATTGCCAAGAACACCTTCTTCTTGGGGA CAGATATCGGTAACGCCTGCAAAGTAAACCTAATTTTGCAAACCATTTTGGGAGTGAGTCTGGTCGGATTGGCTGAGGCGTTAGCACTTG CTGATCGTTTCTCGATCTCTCTGAACGACATCATAGACATTTTGGATTTGACTTCAATGAAATCAACCATGCTGCTGGCTAAGGGCAAAG AAATGGCCAAGGGTGACTTCAATCCCCAGCAGCCTTTGAGCCACATGCAACGCGACTTGCGCTTGGTGCTAAACATGGCTGAGAATCTGGACCAGTCCATGCCCGTCACCAGCATCACCAACGAGGTGTTCAAGCACACCAAGCGCTTGGGCTACAGTGAACACGACTCGAGCGCCGTATTCGTAAGATCCAGATTTTAA
- the LOC6611903 gene encoding putative oxidoreductase GLYR1 homolog isoform X2 → MSKNKKLSLSGGDTTEKFIYKPKDLIWAKMKGFTPWPGMIVDPPLDLLSQQRRANTKCVFFFGSRNFAWIEENNIKPFEGPWKEELAKVSKPAAFRHAMTDIEKYIDDPAEVDEQVNKSCGAPNHATEADFDKIRDGLDSEEIAGEEANADGNNGVVAHVVGSPDEGDGLDVEINADSSASPVPTPAVTTKAAGKRTPKAKSVAATSVKSTKGLAKSAQKRRTSAQHSPSGPSNAKRGKREVSREALQDADEASSTPTGRRRVETDALLASIAAKRAPNAIALLDRPVVTRPEAQVIDMTSRSNTLADREIVPSEQTFGFLGLGMMGSTIVKDLIYTGHKVVVWNRTIDKCQPFAEAGAEVKDTPMDVVEAADIIFCCVSDPKGAKDLVFGNCGVLQLKDLNNKAYVEMSTIDPDTSLDIGEGIKQCNGRYLEAQIHGSRQEAADGMLIILAGGDRSVFEECHSCFKTIAKNTFFLGNIGNACKVNLILQTILGVSLVGLAEALALADRFSISLNDIIDILDLTSMKSTMLLAKGKEMAKGDFNPQQPLSHMQRDLRLVLNMAENLDQSMPVTSITNEVFKHTKRLGYSEHDSSAVFVRSRF, encoded by the exons ATGTCGAAGAATAAAAAACTGTCGCTGTCGGGCGGCGATACGACGGagaaatttatttacaaaccCAAGGATCTGATATG GGCCAAAATGAAGGGCTTCACTCCGTGGCCAGGAATG ATTGTCGATCCTCCACTTGATCTGCTCAGCCAGCAGCGTCGGGCGAATACCAAATGCGTGTTCTTCTTTGGATCTAGGAATTT TGCCTGGATTGAGGAGAACAACATCAAGCCCTTCGAAGGACCCTGGAAGGAGGAACTGGCCAAGGTGAGCAAGCCCGCTGCTTTCCGACACGCCATGACGGATATCGAAAAGTACATTGACGACCCCGCCGAGGTGGACGAGCAGGTGAACAAAAGCTGCGGTGCGCCGAATCACGCAACCGAGGCTGATTTTGACAAGATCCGGGATGGCCTGGACAGCGAGGAGATTGCGGGAGAGGAAGCAAATGCCGATGGCAACAATGGAGTGGTGGCCCATGTGGTGGGCAGCCCCGATGAGGGCGATGGCTTGGATGTGGAAATCAATGCAGATTCATCAGCGTCACCAGTCCCGACGCCGGCGGTCACAACGAAGGCAGCTGGCAAGCGGACGCCGAAAGCAAAGTCTGTGGCCGCTACATCGGTCAAGTCGACAAAAGGATTGGCAAAATCAGCACAGAAACGGCGTACATCTGCCCAACACTCGCCCAGTGGGCCATCGAATGCCAAGCGAGGCAAGCGGGAAGTTTCCCGGGAGGCATTGCAGGACGCGGATGAAGCCAGCTCCACGCCCACTGGCCGACGTCGGGTCGAGACTGACGCACTCTTGGCCTCAATCGCTGCCAAGCGTGCACCGAATGCAATTGCTCTGCTTGACCGACCGGTTGTCACGCGGCCAGAGGCTCAAGTTATCGATATGACCTCGCGCTCCAACACATTGGCCGATCGCGAAATCGTGCCTTCAGAGCAGACCTTCGGCTTCCTGGGTCTTGGCATGATGGGATCCACCATAGTCAAGGATTTGATCTACACGGGTCACAAGGTTGTGGTCTGGAACCGCACCATTGACAAG TGCCAACCGTTTGCCGAAGCCGGCGCTGAGGTTAAGGACACTCCCATGGATGTTGTGGAAGCTGCCGACATTATCTTTTGCTGTGTGTCCGATCCAAAGGGCGCCAAGGAT CTCGTATTTGGGAACTGCGGCGTTCTGCAGTTGAAGGACTTGAACAATAAGGCCTACGTTGAAATGTCTACAATAGATCCGGACACTTCGTTGGACATTGGCGAGGGCATCAAGCAGTGCAACGGTCGCTATCTTGAGGCACAAATTCACGGCTCGCGCCAGGAGGCTGCCGATGGCATGCTCATCATTCTCGCCGGTGGAGATCGTTCAGTGTTCGAGGAGTGCCACTCGTGCTTCAAGACCATTGCCAAGAACACCTTCTTCTTGGGGA ATATCGGTAACGCCTGCAAAGTAAACCTAATTTTGCAAACCATTTTGGGAGTGAGTCTGGTCGGATTGGCTGAGGCGTTAGCACTTG CTGATCGTTTCTCGATCTCTCTGAACGACATCATAGACATTTTGGATTTGACTTCAATGAAATCAACCATGCTGCTGGCTAAGGGCAAAG AAATGGCCAAGGGTGACTTCAATCCCCAGCAGCCTTTGAGCCACATGCAACGCGACTTGCGCTTGGTGCTAAACATGGCTGAGAATCTGGACCAGTCCATGCCCGTCACCAGCATCACCAACGAGGTGTTCAAGCACACCAAGCGCTTGGGCTACAGTGAACACGACTCGAGCGCCGTATTCGTAAGATCCAGATTTTAA